A window of Vigna unguiculata cultivar IT97K-499-35 chromosome 4, ASM411807v1, whole genome shotgun sequence contains these coding sequences:
- the LOC114181547 gene encoding putative UPF0481 protein At3g02645: MASQSIFNSESDEDHWVIQINQMVSESHNSILKKIPVCIFHVPKSLSYAKPEAFSPQLIAIGPYTHFRPELYPMERFKIFAAKAVLDHFNKHDLKQVVQEFHDTATFIRASYHKYLDLKDETLLYTMAIDALFLLNFYHNYLDKKVSGSFMMGLEDPVQLSGVKITRNATIRDILMVENQIPNYSLLKILLFESPEPPHLVQEYLGSMLLSFCHQHSPLKFTHTITCSEAVSKHHHVLDLMYHLVVSHAVKSETPVPDQGEGTSELQKSSNSEAIAISFKKFKGVLTWTVESLKKLKDVNIPLVKPVKRHLDPVLKVSSQLDALSSHPKLSEEEEEEESHMIVNIPCVRELDSVGVFFQPVEGGNMAIEFDEKRGIFYLPVVKLDVNSEVIMRNLVAYEALTQPDFLIFTRYTELMRGIVDSVEDVKLLRKAGIIESSSTLSVEETEELFNGMSKSITPTKTHKLDETINKVNKYYDYKRKTNILKASTDYVYRSWKLFTLLATFVLLAMTAIETFCAAYDCHRYFAPE, translated from the exons ATGGCCTCTCAATCAATCTTCAATTCAGAATCCGACGAAGATCATTGGGTAATCCAAATCAACCAAATGGTGAGTGAAAGCCACAACTCAATCTTGAAAAAAATACCTGTTTGCATATTCCATGTTCCCAAATCTTTGAGCTATGCTAAACCAGAGGCCTTTTCTCCCCAACTTATAGCCATTGGTCCATACACCCACTTTCGCCCTGAGCTCTATCCCATGGAAAGGTTCAAGATTTTTGCTGCAAAAGCGGTTCTCGACCACTTCAACAAACATGACCTCAAACAAGTAGTCCAAGAATTCCACGACACAGCAACCTTCATCCGTGCTAGTTACCACAAATACTTGGACCTCAAAGATGAAACCTTGTTATACACCATGGCCATTGATGCTTTGTTCTTGTTGAATTTCTACCACAACTATCTCGATAAGAAAGTATCTGGCTCTTTCATGATGGGACTAGAGGACCCAGTTCAGTTATCCGGTGTGAAGATAACTAGGAATGCCACCATAAGGGACATCCTCATGGTGGAGAATCAAATTCCGAACTACTCTTTGTTGAAGATCTTGCTGTTTGAAAGCCCCGAACCTCCTCATTTAGTTCAAGAGTACCTGGGTTCGATGCTCTTGTCGTTCTGTCATCAGCATTCTCCACTTAAGTTCACTCACACCATCACTTGTTCTGAAGCTGTATCAAAGCATCACCATGTCTTGGATCTCATGTACCATTTGGTCGTATCTCACGCTGTAAAGTCTGAAACACCGGTACCTGATCAAGGCGAAG GTACTTCTGAACTCCAGAAAAGCTCAAATTCTGAAGCCATAGCAATTTcctttaagaaatttaaaggTGTATTAACATGGACAGTAGAATCTTTAAAGAAGCTGAAGGACGTGAATATCCCTCTTGTGAAACCCGTTAAACGACACCTAGATCCAGTGCTAAAAGTTTCCTCTCAACTTGACGCTCTTTCATCACATCCAAAACTttctgaagaagaagaagaagaagaaagtcaTATGATTGTCAACATCCCTTGTGTCCGTGAACTTGATTCAGTAGGGGTATTTTTCCAACCCGTGGAAGGTGGCAACATGGCCATTGAATTTGACGAAAAGAGGGGCATATTTTACCTCCCTGTGGTGAAACTGGACGTGAACTCTGAAGTGATAATGAGAAACCTTGTGGCTTATGAGGCCTTGACCCAACCAGATTTTCTGATCTTCACAAGGTACACGGAACTGATGAGGGGAATCGTAGACAGTGTGGAGGATGTGAAGCTTCTGAGAAAGGCAGGGATCATAGAGTCAAGTAGCACTCTGAGTGTGGAAGAAACTGAGGAACTCTTCAACGGAATGAGCAAATCCATTACACCCACCAAAACCCACAAGTTGGATGAAACGATAAACAAAGTGAACAAGTACTACGATTATAAGAGGAAGACGAACATCTTAAAGGCCTCAACAGATTATGTGTACAGATCATGGAAGCTCTTCACACTTCTTGCCACCTTTGTTCTCTTGGCCATGACGGCTATTGAAACGTTCTGTGCAGCTTATGATTGTCATAGGTATTTTGCACCCGAATGA
- the LOC114181610 gene encoding putative UPF0481 protein At3g02645, whose translation MASQSIFNSESDEDQWVIQINEMVSKTHNSILKKIPISIFHVPKSLSSVKPEAFTPQLVAIGPYTHFRPELYPMERFKIFAAKAVLDHFNKHDLKQVVQEFHDTATFIRASYHKYVDLKDETLLYTMAIDVLFLLNVYHNYLDKKISASFMVGLEDPVQLSGVKLTRNATIRDILMVENQIPNYSLLKILLFESSEPPHLVKEYLGSMLLSFCHQHAPLKCPITITCSEAVSKHHHVLDLMYHLVVSHAVNTETPIPDQGEGTSAVQKSSNSEAVPISFKKVKGVLTWTVDSLKKLKDVNIPLVEPVKRHLDPVLQLSSQLDDLSPRPNLSEEEEEVEETRMVVRIPCVSELFSVGVFFQPVEGGNMAIEFDEKRGIFFLPVLKLDVNSEVIMRNLVAYEALTKPDFLIFTRYTELMTGIVDSVEDVKLLREAGIIDSSSTLNVEEIAELFDGICKSIAPTKTHKLDETINKVNKYYDYKRKIDILKVSTDYVYRSWKFFTLLATFVLLVMTAIETFCAAYDCHRYFIPHH comes from the exons ATGGCCTCTCAATCAATCTTCAATTCAGAATCCGACGAAGACCAATGGGTAATCCAAATCAACGAAATGGTGAGCAAAACCCACAACTCAATCTTGAAAAAAATACCTATTTCCATATTCCATGTTCCCAAATCTTTGAGCTCAGTCAAACCAGAAGCCTTTACTCCCCAACTTGTAGCCATTGGTCCATACACCCACTTTCGCCCTGAGCTCTATCCCATGGAAAGGTTCAAGATTTTTGCTGCCAAAGCAGTTCTGGACCACTTCAACAAACATGACCTCAAACAAGTAGTCCAAGAATTCCACGACACAGCAACCTTCATCCGTGCTAGTTACCACAAGTACGTGGACCTCAAAGATGAAACCTTGTTATACACCATGGCCATTGATGTTTTGTTCTTGTTGAATGTCTACCACAACTATCTCGATAAGAAAATATCTGCCTCTTTCATGGTGGGACTAGAAGACCCAGTTCAGTTATCTGGTGTGAAGCTAACTAGGAATGCCACCATAAGGGACATCCTCATGGTGGAGAACCAAATTCCGAACTACTCTTTGCTGAAGATCTTGCTGTTTGAAAGCTCCGAACCTCCTCATTTAGTTAAAGAGTACTTGGGTTCGATGCTCTTGTCGTTCTGTCATCAACATGCTCCACTTAAGTGCCCTATCACCATCACTTGTTCTGAAGCAGTATCAAAGCATCACCATGTCTTGGATCTCATGTACCATTTGGTTGTCTCTCACGCTGTAAACACTGAAACACCGATACCTGATCAAGGCGAAG GTACTTCTGCAGTCCAGAAAAGTTCAAATTCCGAAGCCGTACCAATTTCCTTTAAGAAAGTTAAAGGTGTATTAACATGGACAGTGGACTCTTTAAAGAAGCTGAAGGACGTGAATATCCCTCTTGTGGAACCCGTTAAACGGCACCTAGATCCAGTGCTACAACTTTCCTCTCAACTTGATGATCTTTCACCGCGTCCAAACCTTtctgaagaagaagaggaagtaGAAGAAACTCGTATGGTTGTCAGAATCCCTTGTGTGAGTGAGCTTTTTTCAGTGGGGGTGTTTTTCCAACCCGTGGAAGGTGGCAACATGGCCATTGAATTTGACGAAAAGAGAGGCATATTTTTCCTTCCTGTGCTGAAATTGGATGTGAACTCCGAAGTGATAATGAGAAACCTTGTGGCTTATGAGGCCTTGACCAAACCAGATTTTCTGATCTTCACAAGGTACACAGAACTGATGACGGGAATCGTAGACAGTGTGGAGGATGTGAAGCTGCTGAGAGAGGCAGGGATCATAGACTCAAGTAGCACTCTGAATGTGGAAGAAATTGCGGAACTGTTCGACGGAATTTGCAAATCCATTGCACCCACCAAAACCCACAAGTTAGATGAAACGATCAACAAGGTGAACAAGTACTACGATTATAAGAGGAAGATCGACATCTTAAAGGTCTCAACGGATTATGTGTACAGATCATGGAAGTTCTTCACACTTCTTGCCACCTTTGTTCTCTTGGTCATGACGGCTATTGAAACGTTTTGCGCAGCTTATGATTGTCATAGGTATTTTATACCCCATCATTGA